The following are from one region of the Phormidium sp. PBR-2020 genome:
- a CDS encoding IS630 family transposase produces MTIITELDDFINTSSNTQEVKRALAVKMILTGTSSHEIENLLQVSHSFISKWKNQALFHGVGSLKLQYKGSKSYLNASSKAKVIEWLRQQPYLRTGDLKRHLDQEYGVVYASDQSYYALFKSAKISWKKSQKKNPAKNEEQVKAKKKEIQNKLKKWEPEIKAGKLAVFMIDECHLLWGDLLGYVWGRTDIRIEIPIKNQKNRQTYYGALDYQNQEFIVEEYSSGNTENTIDFIKHLRKQRPTKRIAIFWDGASYHKSQEFKEYLKQVNGELLEDEWLVHCTTFAPNAPEQNPVEDLWLQAKNFIRQFYHLCDSFKTIKGLFKFFADGQIFNFPKLFYYGILPQLI; encoded by the coding sequence ATGACCATTATCACTGAACTAGATGATTTCATCAACACCAGTTCAAATACTCAAGAAGTCAAAAGAGCCTTGGCTGTTAAGATGATTTTAACAGGAACATCTTCTCATGAAATTGAAAACCTATTACAAGTATCTCATAGTTTTATTAGCAAGTGGAAAAATCAAGCTCTTTTTCATGGGGTAGGCAGCTTAAAACTTCAATATAAAGGAAGTAAAAGTTACCTCAATGCTTCCTCAAAAGCTAAGGTAATTGAATGGCTAAGGCAGCAACCTTATTTAAGAACCGGGGATTTAAAACGACATTTAGATCAGGAATATGGAGTGGTTTATGCTTCAGATCAAAGCTACTATGCTTTGTTCAAATCCGCTAAAATAAGCTGGAAGAAATCTCAGAAAAAGAATCCAGCAAAAAATGAAGAACAAGTCAAAGCAAAAAAAAAGGAAATTCAAAATAAACTCAAAAAATGGGAACCCGAAATAAAAGCTGGAAAGCTTGCGGTGTTTATGATTGACGAATGTCATCTTCTTTGGGGAGACCTCTTGGGTTATGTTTGGGGACGAACAGATATTCGGATTGAAATTCCTATTAAAAATCAAAAAAATAGACAAACTTATTATGGGGCATTAGATTATCAAAATCAGGAATTCATTGTCGAAGAATATTCCAGCGGCAATACGGAAAACACCATAGATTTCATAAAACATTTACGAAAACAAAGACCGACAAAAAGAATTGCCATTTTTTGGGATGGCGCTAGTTATCATAAATCTCAAGAATTTAAAGAATATTTAAAACAAGTAAATGGAGAGTTGTTAGAAGATGAATGGTTAGTTCATTGCACTACCTTTGCTCCAAACGCCCCCGAGCAAAACCCGGTGGAAGATCTTTGGTTACAAGCTAAAAACTTTATTCGGCAGTTTTATCATTTATGTGATTCATTCAAGACAATAAAAGGGCTATTTAAGTTTTTTGCTGATGGTCAAATATTTAATTTCCCCAAACTGTTCTATTATGGAATTTTGCCACAACTGATTTAG
- a CDS encoding cation:proton antiporter has protein sequence MDASFEITVLISLTVAVGIGSQVLAEYFRVPGIVFLLLTGILLGPSGLDWLHPGLLGGGLEVIVSLAVAIILFEGGLSLELRDLGRVSGSLRNLVSLGTFIAFIGGGLAAHALAEFPWPIAFLYSALVVVTGPTVVAPLLKQIHVDRQVATLLEGEGVLIDPVGAILAVLVLDVVLNGDADPLGVATGLFLRLGLGLAVGGFGGWLLGRFITQANFLSEEIKNLVVLAGVWVLYSFSQFLVEESGLMTMVVAGLVMRASSLPEERLLRRFKSQLTVLAVSVLFVLLAADLSIPSIFALGWGSLGTVAVLMLVVRPINVWICTLNSPLNWRQKLFVSWIAPKGIISASVASLFSILLTERGINGGDAIKALVFLTIIVTVMLQGLTARWLVGVLGLEATTATGVLIVGSNPLSRLIAQLFQERGEAVVMIDTNPESCRLAEDQGLKVFLSSALDTEVLEEAGLESMGTFLTMTSNGEVNTVLAQRAMEEFEPPRTLALLPREKAGTPTNKAKIRQAIAPDFPLKMWNKYLDDGEVKLGETLLEDHGFAFQKAHLQALIRSGELVPLLREREGKLQVMSAADAWQKGDTIIYLLHAPKPKLLKRLSGSNHSTALKVEKLPEVEEVAVPASVRERANGKRGERAKSVPTGELGKADNADNGQGKSRKRGKLPKGGKVQDSPRFPDADESV, from the coding sequence ATGGACGCTTCTTTCGAGATTACAGTTCTAATTTCCCTAACCGTGGCCGTCGGAATTGGCTCCCAAGTCCTGGCGGAATACTTTAGGGTTCCCGGTATCGTCTTTCTGCTGCTGACAGGAATCCTCCTTGGACCAAGCGGTTTAGACTGGCTGCATCCTGGACTGTTGGGGGGTGGCTTAGAGGTCATTGTGTCTCTCGCCGTTGCCATTATCCTCTTTGAAGGAGGATTAAGTCTAGAACTACGCGATTTAGGTCGAGTTTCCGGCAGTTTACGCAACCTTGTCAGTTTAGGAACCTTCATCGCCTTTATTGGCGGCGGTTTAGCGGCCCATGCTCTGGCTGAGTTTCCCTGGCCCATCGCCTTTCTCTATTCCGCCCTCGTCGTCGTCACCGGGCCCACCGTCGTCGCCCCTCTACTCAAACAGATTCACGTCGATCGCCAAGTGGCTACCCTCCTAGAAGGGGAAGGGGTACTGATTGACCCCGTGGGTGCGATTTTAGCGGTCTTAGTTCTGGACGTGGTGCTGAATGGGGATGCTGATCCCCTCGGGGTGGCGACGGGCTTATTCCTGCGCTTAGGACTGGGGTTAGCGGTTGGGGGCTTTGGCGGTTGGCTATTGGGGCGTTTCATTACCCAAGCCAATTTCCTTTCGGAAGAAATCAAGAATCTGGTGGTCTTAGCCGGGGTTTGGGTCCTGTATAGTTTCTCCCAGTTCCTTGTCGAGGAGTCCGGCCTGATGACCATGGTAGTGGCTGGGTTAGTGATGCGAGCCTCCTCCTTGCCCGAGGAACGATTGTTACGGCGCTTTAAGAGCCAATTAACGGTTCTAGCGGTTTCGGTCTTATTTGTTCTCCTCGCCGCCGACCTGTCCATCCCCAGTATTTTCGCCCTGGGTTGGGGCAGTTTAGGCACCGTTGCTGTCCTGATGCTGGTGGTGCGCCCCATTAATGTCTGGATTTGTACCCTCAACAGTCCCCTCAACTGGCGGCAAAAGCTCTTTGTTAGTTGGATTGCCCCCAAAGGCATTATTTCCGCCTCCGTGGCCTCTCTGTTCTCGATTCTCCTGACAGAACGGGGCATTAACGGGGGGGATGCCATTAAAGCCCTGGTGTTCCTGACCATTATCGTCACGGTGATGTTACAGGGTCTGACGGCCCGCTGGTTGGTGGGAGTGTTAGGACTAGAAGCCACCACCGCAACTGGGGTGTTAATTGTGGGGTCAAATCCCCTCAGTCGCTTGATTGCCCAACTCTTCCAGGAACGGGGCGAGGCGGTGGTGATGATTGACACCAATCCTGAATCCTGTCGTTTGGCAGAGGATCAGGGGCTGAAGGTGTTTCTCAGTAGTGCCTTGGATACAGAAGTGCTTGAAGAAGCCGGGTTAGAGTCGATGGGAACCTTCCTGACTATGACCAGTAATGGAGAGGTGAATACGGTTCTGGCCCAGCGAGCCATGGAAGAGTTTGAACCGCCCCGGACCTTGGCGTTGCTGCCTCGGGAGAAAGCGGGAACCCCTACTAACAAGGCAAAAATTCGTCAGGCGATCGCCCCTGATTTCCCCTTAAAGATGTGGAACAAGTACCTCGATGATGGGGAAGTGAAGTTGGGGGAAACCCTCTTGGAAGATCATGGCTTTGCCTTCCAGAAGGCTCATTTACAGGCCCTAATTCGTTCTGGGGAGTTGGTGCCGTTGTTACGAGAACGAGAGGGAAAACTACAAGTGATGTCGGCGGCAGATGCCTGGCAGAAGGGGGATACGATTATCTATCTCTTGCACGCCCCGAAACCGAAGTTATTGAAACGCCTCTCGGGGTCGAATCATAGTACCGCGTTGAAGGTAGAGAAGTTGCCGGAAGTCGAAGAGGTGGCCGTTCCGGCCTCAGTGCGCGAACGAGCCAATGGCAAACGGGGGGAGAGGGCGAAGAGTGTCCCCACGGGGGAGCTGGGAAAAGCTGACAATGCGGATAATGGCCAAGGGAAGTCCCGCAAGCGAGGCAAGCTGCCAAAGGGGGGCAAGGTGCAAGACTCGCCACGGTTCCCGGACGCGGATGAGTCGGTTTGA
- the cas3 gene encoding type I-D CRISPR-associated helicase Cas3', producing the protein MVEYPITLKPIFSEPAATPPAGVTLPRDWGWMWHQAQTYQALQNPDIDVVVNTAMTGDGKSFAAYSPVLLNNKVALGMYPTNELARDQERQVSEYIHNFPQVNVPRINRLSSAELELFSEQEDLTKSQAIGRQGSNSEVLLSNPDMIHYLHRGAYLNRYDNPDKLWNRIDKNFDQFIFDEFHVFSAPQVASVLNTLLLIRHTNRRKKFLFLSATPDVQLIERLDRVGFRYCVINPVEERKYAYPEREEEKKRLLSRGWRQIAREIQFNLVALDSTTQASEHWLRENCDRILKDFLDHPGSKGAIILNSIAAVKRLVPKFKALFSQHGLSVGENTGLSGKQTKQQSLESDLVIGTSTIDVGVDFKINLLWFESSDSGNFIQRLGRLGRHDGYEDGEGFHPFYRFIAYGLVPQFLAERLFEKDDAPLKVGEHYERTEFNEAIRNEYRNINDFQGYYQKWGAVQSVKLYYDLAHPQIRQIYTDSRDRFRRDCQTLFGTSFKRTQGLMQASKREWEAMSGKSNNPIAEEAWSFRGSSPLQCGLYDETEVEGGDRFKTYDLPGILSNLEIEMWTEAGFRRRLQAINQPIAKGRFRHCLGFMRLKGYREERLNWRFSYPGSLEAVANSWKVQVLAGVQIWQPENPWIGEINQKLKRQALVSYVVPLPVREVRQRLRLPMHFSIYPIADSDSIHTTTPPYSLAIGQAALLLDVLAGYLKRQGGEIWIAG; encoded by the coding sequence ATGGTGGAGTATCCTATCACTCTCAAGCCGATTTTCTCAGAACCCGCTGCCACGCCGCCAGCAGGGGTGACACTTCCCCGCGACTGGGGTTGGATGTGGCATCAGGCGCAAACCTATCAGGCACTGCAAAATCCGGACATCGATGTGGTGGTGAATACTGCCATGACGGGAGATGGGAAAAGTTTTGCCGCCTATTCCCCAGTTTTACTCAATAACAAAGTTGCTTTAGGGATGTACCCGACGAATGAGTTGGCACGAGACCAAGAGCGGCAAGTGAGTGAGTATATTCATAATTTCCCTCAAGTTAATGTACCACGAATCAATCGTTTGAGTAGTGCAGAATTAGAATTATTTTCTGAGCAAGAAGACTTGACGAAATCCCAAGCCATTGGCCGCCAAGGCTCTAATTCTGAAGTGTTACTGTCTAACCCAGATATGATTCACTATCTTCATCGGGGGGCTTATCTCAATCGCTATGACAACCCAGATAAACTTTGGAATCGCATCGACAAGAACTTCGACCAATTTATATTTGACGAGTTTCATGTTTTCTCTGCTCCGCAAGTTGCCAGTGTACTCAATACCCTACTCTTGATTCGCCATACCAATCGCCGCAAGAAGTTTTTGTTTCTCTCGGCAACGCCAGATGTACAGCTCATCGAGCGGTTAGATCGGGTGGGGTTTCGTTATTGCGTTATCAATCCGGTGGAGGAGAGGAAATACGCTTATCCTGAGAGGGAGGAGGAGAAGAAACGCCTACTCAGCCGAGGTTGGCGACAAATTGCCCGAGAAATTCAGTTCAATCTTGTTGCCCTAGACTCGACAACTCAAGCGTCTGAACATTGGTTACGAGAAAATTGCGATCGCATCCTTAAAGATTTCCTAGACCATCCAGGAAGTAAAGGTGCAATTATTCTCAACTCCATTGCTGCCGTCAAGCGGTTAGTTCCCAAATTCAAAGCGTTATTTTCTCAACATGGACTCAGCGTTGGCGAGAATACCGGACTCTCCGGAAAACAGACGAAACAACAATCATTAGAGTCTGATTTGGTCATTGGAACCAGTACCATTGATGTAGGGGTCGATTTCAAAATCAACTTACTTTGGTTTGAATCTTCTGATTCCGGTAATTTTATCCAGCGATTGGGACGGTTGGGACGACATGATGGCTATGAAGATGGGGAGGGGTTTCATCCTTTTTATCGCTTTATTGCCTATGGATTGGTTCCGCAGTTTTTAGCAGAACGACTGTTTGAAAAAGACGACGCACCCCTCAAGGTGGGAGAACACTATGAACGGACAGAATTTAATGAGGCGATTCGCAATGAATATCGTAATATCAATGACTTTCAGGGCTATTATCAGAAATGGGGGGCCGTTCAATCGGTAAAACTTTATTATGATTTGGCTCATCCTCAAATTCGGCAAATTTATACGGACAGTCGCGATCGCTTCCGTCGAGACTGTCAAACCCTATTCGGCACCTCCTTCAAGCGAACCCAGGGATTGATGCAAGCCTCTAAGCGTGAGTGGGAGGCGATGTCAGGCAAGTCCAACAATCCTATTGCTGAGGAAGCTTGGAGTTTTCGGGGATCGAGTCCTCTGCAATGTGGACTTTATGACGAGACGGAGGTTGAGGGAGGCGATCGCTTTAAAACCTACGACTTACCGGGGATTCTCAGCAACCTGGAGATTGAGATGTGGACGGAGGCGGGGTTTAGGCGGCGGTTACAGGCGATCAACCAACCGATCGCCAAAGGACGATTTCGCCATTGTTTGGGGTTTATGAGGTTGAAAGGCTACCGGGAGGAACGGTTAAACTGGCGGTTTAGCTATCCGGGAAGTTTGGAGGCCGTTGCCAACTCCTGGAAGGTTCAAGTCCTGGCGGGGGTGCAAATCTGGCAACCTGAGAACCCTTGGATTGGTGAAATTAACCAAAAATTGAAGCGTCAGGCCTTGGTGAGTTATGTGGTTCCCCTTCCGGTGAGGGAGGTTCGCCAGCGATTGCGGCTACCGATGCACTTCAGTATTTATCCCATCGCTGACAGTGACAGTATCCATACGACAACGCCACCGTACTCGTTGGCGATCGGTCAGGCGGCGTTGTTACTGGACGTGTTGGCGGGGTATCTCAAGCGTCAGGGGGGAGAGATATGGATTGCTGGATAG
- a CDS encoding TPM domain-containing protein, translating into MISALEAENGSEIAVVTVANTASQPSPKRFATRLFNDWGIGKAEVDNGVLFLHSVDDRRVEIETGYGVEEILPDTKVGAILDQEILPRFGDNDFDGGTLAGVEAIISALSGEVFVSPEAQVGGAGFGVLVNEFVFSPLSFYVLCLTGILGLPVWIYRRTVHILDHPPKLFPLGRSRVLDPNSYGMPKVVLGSLYILSFFLCLTVLALTLILDPSAQLWLAAIGILGVSVIGRWIVAPKLQSYYTSRGFKPNDSVDNPAILILTRILSKMVEDAQS; encoded by the coding sequence ATGATTTCTGCCTTGGAAGCGGAGAACGGCTCAGAAATTGCGGTGGTGACGGTTGCCAACACGGCTTCACAGCCTAGTCCCAAACGCTTTGCAACCCGATTGTTTAACGATTGGGGAATTGGCAAGGCGGAGGTGGATAATGGGGTGTTGTTTTTACATTCCGTGGACGATCGCCGGGTGGAAATTGAGACGGGATATGGGGTAGAGGAGATTCTACCCGACACTAAAGTAGGAGCGATTCTCGACCAGGAGATATTACCGAGGTTTGGGGACAATGATTTTGATGGGGGAACCCTGGCGGGGGTAGAAGCGATTATCTCGGCTCTCTCGGGAGAGGTCTTTGTCTCCCCTGAAGCTCAAGTGGGGGGGGCAGGCTTCGGGGTTTTGGTCAATGAGTTTGTTTTCTCTCCCTTATCCTTCTACGTCCTCTGTCTCACCGGTATCTTGGGATTGCCGGTTTGGATCTATCGCAGGACTGTCCACATTTTAGACCATCCCCCTAAACTGTTTCCGCTGGGGCGATCGCGCGTTCTAGATCCGAACTCCTATGGAATGCCCAAGGTTGTCCTGGGGTCGCTCTATATCCTTAGCTTTTTCCTTTGTCTGACTGTCCTCGCTCTGACCCTAATCTTAGATCCATCTGCCCAGCTATGGCTAGCTGCGATCGGGATATTAGGCGTGTCTGTTATCGGTCGATGGATTGTTGCACCGAAATTACAGTCTTATTACACCTCCAGGGGGTTTAAACCCAACGATTCCGTGGATAACCCAGCAATTCTCATTTTGACCCGCATCCTGTCGAAGATGGTCGAAGATGCCCAGTCTTGA
- a CDS encoding FAD-dependent oxidoreductase, which yields MANRVAILGGGVAGMSAAHELIERGFEVAVYEANTIPGGKARSMPVPNSGVDGRQDLPGEHGFRFFPGFYRHLPDTMKRIPYKNQPQGVFDNLVDTKCTLGLSVSGGQWVAPNMSPRSLEDFSEVLAFLSQMLVGNGLNIPKEESWHLLIKTLEFLTSCEERRFLEYEYISWWDFVGADACSPEFQNYVISGLTRSLVACHAEKISARTGAAITSQLFMDVIRNCSDRVLNAPTNDAWFIPWYNYLTGAGVQYHLNSKVQRLSYKNGKITGVTVCQEGETYDIQADYYIAAVPVEMMIKLVTPEMVEAEPKLGNLEKLHTEWMSGIQFYLDRPICMNHGHAICLDSPWALTSVFQTRFWPDFQSDKYGDGNVKSILSICISDWNTPGVLYNKPARKCTVNEFKKEVWVQFKSHLSGRFLREVEEANILTFFIDPAIVYPNPSEVMNLEPLLINTAGSWDYRPEAITQIENLFLASDYIRCNSDLATMETANEAARRAVNGILNASSSKADLCTIYSLEEPEFCTPLKELDCLRFKAGFPHQFSTLHTMGFDTFSLLIEEFTNSLKLNNDWFS from the coding sequence ATGGCAAACCGAGTTGCTATTTTAGGTGGTGGAGTCGCTGGCATGAGTGCCGCCCACGAGCTTATCGAACGTGGATTTGAGGTTGCGGTATACGAGGCAAATACAATACCCGGTGGCAAAGCTCGTAGTATGCCAGTCCCCAACTCGGGCGTTGATGGAAGGCAGGATCTCCCTGGAGAGCATGGGTTTCGTTTTTTTCCTGGCTTCTATCGTCATCTCCCTGATACTATGAAACGTATTCCTTATAAGAATCAGCCCCAGGGAGTTTTTGACAATTTAGTGGATACAAAATGTACCCTGGGACTGTCCGTATCTGGAGGACAATGGGTGGCCCCAAATATGTCCCCTAGATCTTTAGAGGATTTTTCCGAAGTTCTGGCATTTCTTTCCCAAATGCTAGTGGGGAATGGACTCAATATTCCGAAAGAAGAGTCTTGGCATTTGCTTATCAAAACATTAGAGTTTTTGACAAGTTGTGAGGAACGTCGATTTTTAGAATATGAGTACATTTCCTGGTGGGATTTTGTGGGAGCTGATGCCTGTTCTCCTGAGTTTCAAAACTATGTGATTTCAGGATTGACACGCTCCTTAGTGGCTTGCCACGCTGAAAAAATTAGCGCCCGAACTGGTGCGGCTATCACCTCGCAGTTATTTATGGATGTTATTCGTAATTGTAGCGATCGCGTCCTAAATGCTCCGACTAATGATGCTTGGTTTATCCCTTGGTATAACTATTTGACAGGGGCAGGAGTTCAATATCATCTCAATAGTAAAGTTCAGCGTTTATCCTACAAAAATGGGAAAATAACGGGAGTAACAGTTTGCCAAGAGGGAGAAACCTATGATATTCAAGCGGATTACTATATTGCCGCTGTTCCGGTGGAGATGATGATCAAGTTGGTCACTCCAGAAATGGTTGAAGCTGAACCCAAACTTGGTAATTTAGAGAAGCTTCATACCGAATGGATGTCCGGAATTCAATTCTATCTTGATCGGCCGATTTGCATGAATCATGGACATGCAATTTGTTTAGATTCTCCTTGGGCATTGACATCTGTTTTTCAAACTCGATTTTGGCCTGATTTCCAGAGTGACAAGTATGGAGATGGAAACGTCAAAAGCATTTTGTCGATTTGCATTTCAGACTGGAATACTCCCGGTGTTCTATACAACAAGCCGGCACGAAAATGTACAGTAAATGAGTTTAAAAAGGAAGTTTGGGTACAATTTAAGTCTCATTTATCAGGTCGTTTTTTGAGAGAGGTAGAAGAAGCGAATATCCTTACATTTTTTATTGATCCAGCAATTGTTTATCCTAACCCATCTGAAGTTATGAACCTGGAACCCCTTCTGATTAATACTGCTGGATCTTGGGATTATCGACCAGAAGCTATAACTCAAATTGAGAACCTATTTTTGGCTTCAGATTATATTCGCTGTAATAGCGATTTAGCCACTATGGAAACTGCTAATGAAGCCGCTCGAAGAGCTGTGAATGGCATCCTTAATGCATCAAGTTCTAAGGCTGATCTTTGTACCATTTACAGTTTAGAAGAACCTGAGTTTTGTACTCCATTAAAAGAGCTAGACTGCCTACGATTCAAGGCAGGATTCCCGCACCAATTTTCCACTCTGCATACTATGGGCTTTGATACATTTTCCTTATTAATTGAGGAGTTTACAAATTCGCTTAAGCTAAACAATGATTGGTTTAGTTAG
- a CDS encoding DUF4149 domain-containing protein translates to MTALSAWIRKTPSWQAIISLSLALWFGASLMLDFVMMPGMYSMGMMSQPDFATMGYSTFERFNHLELLFGAIALTGVLVLNQKQHFFGSQTRKAIILSTLLLGIAIAYTYLFTPQMSALGMSLNAFEPLGGFSPLMETMQQGYWVLEVLKLASAWILLRLCHRQMHIV, encoded by the coding sequence ATGACTGCACTCAGCGCCTGGATTCGCAAAACTCCCTCTTGGCAAGCTATTATCAGCTTAAGTTTAGCCCTGTGGTTTGGGGCGAGTCTGATGTTGGACTTCGTCATGATGCCTGGGATGTACAGCATGGGCATGATGAGTCAACCGGATTTCGCCACCATGGGCTACAGCACCTTTGAGCGGTTCAATCATCTCGAACTCCTGTTTGGGGCGATCGCACTCACGGGAGTTCTCGTTCTCAATCAAAAGCAGCACTTTTTTGGGTCACAAACCCGCAAAGCTATCATCTTATCAACGCTGCTGTTGGGAATTGCCATCGCCTACACCTATCTCTTCACACCACAGATGAGCGCCCTGGGGATGTCGTTAAACGCCTTTGAGCCTCTGGGCGGGTTCTCACCCCTCATGGAGACGATGCAGCAAGGCTATTGGGTTCTTGAAGTCCTCAAACTCGCCTCAGCCTGGATTCTGCTTCGCCTCTGTCATCGCCAGATGCACATCGTCTAA
- a CDS encoding WYL domain-containing protein, with translation MTRKGQAITLSLQERDKRALEALALEFGKTWGDKPNISKLVQAIARRELAIAPNHDWSGDRIQALNQARLALIDRGDIATAVELARLLGDRSELSLPLRQEIETFLNSPSHPWRLQVEMYIRRQQSFTLSYQDATDRLWRFTICHAAIVRHEDREYLDCWCPDTQGNLDLPELRHNWCLRLDRIQDAVLSPTKNPWRKDFDRIPVEFYLYGRLAASYSQSKNHPEDIESDWLPEHPNIRRVVRSIYNTYWFRRELRRHGSDVEVMNPKPLRDLIAEDYRQMCDRYSNPPPS, from the coding sequence GTGACTCGTAAAGGACAAGCCATCACCCTCTCCCTCCAGGAACGAGATAAACGAGCGTTAGAAGCCCTGGCCCTGGAATTTGGCAAAACTTGGGGAGATAAGCCCAATATCTCGAAACTCGTCCAGGCGATCGCCCGCCGGGAATTGGCGATCGCCCCCAATCACGACTGGAGTGGCGATCGCATCCAAGCCCTCAATCAAGCTAGACTTGCCCTCATCGACCGGGGGGACATTGCAACGGCGGTAGAATTGGCTCGATTATTGGGCGATCGCAGCGAACTCTCCTTACCCCTACGCCAAGAAATCGAGACTTTCCTCAATTCCCCTAGCCATCCCTGGCGTTTGCAAGTCGAGATGTATATCCGTCGCCAGCAATCCTTCACCCTCTCCTATCAAGATGCCACCGATCGCCTCTGGCGCTTCACCATCTGCCATGCTGCGATCGTCCGGCATGAAGATCGAGAGTATCTTGACTGCTGGTGTCCGGACACTCAAGGGAATCTCGACCTACCCGAACTACGACATAACTGGTGTTTACGGCTTGATCGCATTCAGGATGCCGTCCTTAGCCCCACCAAAAACCCTTGGCGCAAGGACTTCGACCGTATCCCTGTGGAATTTTATTTATACGGACGTTTAGCCGCCAGTTATAGCCAGTCTAAAAACCATCCAGAAGACATCGAAAGCGACTGGCTTCCCGAACACCCCAACATCCGCCGGGTAGTGCGTTCGATTTACAACACCTACTGGTTTCGCCGGGAACTGCGTCGTCACGGTTCAGATGTGGAAGTCATGAACCCGAAGCCGCTGCGAGACTTAATCGCCGAGGACTATCGCCAGATGTGCGATCGCTACTCCAATCCTCCCCCATCCTAA